A part of Gemmatimonas groenlandica genomic DNA contains:
- a CDS encoding cytochrome c peroxidase, with amino-acid sequence MRRVLAVVVAVGVSVAGGACADTVVKDAEAQRSDERAGRALASWRVEMDSLVARVARLDSAVSTLDTGDEVQRARELFTSARSSFKHVELALEYYAPSTSRELNGPALPHAEEHEGPNIVTAPTGFQVVEEALFSADPRAEREALQTEVRTLRQILTRARTMIGVQVVTDDRVWDAVKLEMARVVSLGITGFDSPVAGLSLPEADAALEGIARAIAPYRAETTGWTAVDSALIGAQRALRINASRDAFDHLDFLVRHANPLTRALNAQRVALGIGQPDERRAFRMQAVTLFDADAFDVLAFAPIDTRQEPAARVALGRALFHDTRLSGNNSRACSSCHIPGRAFTDGLKASPGRSGQPLPRNTPTVINIGLQVGSFSDLRTTYLEDQVTEVVQNVDEMHARLSDVSTSLTGDRALAAQFRAAFVSRAGALDTVVTPTRIRAALAAYMRSLTSLNSPVDRALRGDTTALNADERAGFNVFVGKGKCATCHFLPLTNGTVPPMFQKSELEVLGVPVRAVTNGGRIDPDVGRYRISISAPNKYAFRTPTLRNVALTAPYMHNGAYPTLESVVDFYNRGGGAGIGIELDNQTLPPDALKLSAGEQRALVSFLKALTDTTGTQRR; translated from the coding sequence GTGCGTCGTGTATTAGCCGTGGTGGTCGCCGTGGGTGTATCGGTCGCCGGTGGGGCGTGTGCCGATACCGTGGTGAAGGATGCGGAGGCGCAACGGAGCGACGAGCGCGCGGGGCGCGCGCTGGCTTCGTGGCGCGTCGAGATGGATTCGCTGGTTGCGCGCGTTGCGCGACTGGACAGCGCGGTGTCGACGCTCGACACGGGTGACGAGGTGCAACGTGCCCGCGAGCTCTTCACATCGGCGCGATCGTCGTTCAAGCATGTCGAACTCGCGCTCGAGTACTACGCGCCGTCGACTTCGCGCGAGCTGAATGGCCCTGCGCTACCGCACGCGGAAGAGCACGAGGGCCCGAACATCGTGACTGCTCCCACCGGGTTTCAGGTCGTCGAAGAAGCGTTGTTCAGCGCCGATCCGCGCGCCGAGCGCGAGGCGCTGCAGACGGAGGTCCGCACGCTGCGTCAGATCCTTACGCGGGCGCGCACCATGATCGGCGTCCAGGTGGTGACGGATGATCGCGTGTGGGATGCGGTCAAGCTCGAAATGGCCCGCGTGGTGTCGCTCGGGATCACGGGCTTCGATTCGCCCGTCGCCGGTCTTTCGCTGCCGGAGGCGGACGCAGCGCTGGAGGGCATCGCCCGTGCCATCGCACCGTACCGCGCCGAGACGACTGGATGGACAGCGGTGGATTCGGCGTTGATCGGAGCACAGCGTGCGTTGCGCATCAACGCGAGCCGCGATGCCTTTGACCATCTGGATTTTCTGGTGCGGCACGCCAATCCCCTCACGCGCGCGCTCAACGCACAGCGGGTGGCGCTCGGTATCGGTCAGCCCGACGAACGTCGTGCGTTCCGTATGCAGGCTGTCACGCTGTTCGATGCGGATGCGTTCGATGTGCTGGCGTTCGCGCCGATCGACACGCGGCAGGAGCCGGCTGCGCGCGTGGCGCTGGGCCGTGCCCTCTTTCATGACACGCGACTCTCGGGCAACAACTCGCGCGCGTGCAGTTCGTGCCATATCCCGGGACGGGCGTTCACCGACGGCCTGAAAGCAAGTCCCGGTCGATCGGGACAACCGCTGCCACGCAACACGCCCACGGTGATCAACATCGGGCTGCAAGTCGGTTCGTTCAGTGATTTGCGCACGACCTACCTCGAAGATCAAGTCACTGAAGTGGTGCAGAATGTCGACGAAATGCACGCGCGTCTCTCGGATGTGTCCACGTCACTGACCGGCGACCGCGCGCTGGCCGCGCAGTTCCGTGCGGCGTTCGTGAGTCGGGCGGGCGCCCTGGATACCGTGGTCACGCCCACCCGCATTCGCGCCGCGCTCGCGGCCTATATGCGTAGCCTCACGTCGTTGAACAGTCCGGTCGACCGTGCGCTGCGTGGTGATACCACAGCGTTGAATGCCGATGAGCGGGCGGGCTTCAACGTGTTCGTGGGTAAAGGCAAGTGTGCGACCTGCCACTTTCTGCCGCTGACCAATGGGACGGTGCCGCCGATGTTCCAGAAGTCGGAGCTGGAGGTGCTCGGTGTTCCGGTACGTGCCGTGACGAACGGCGGACGCATCGATCCGGATGTGGGTCGATATCGCATCTCCATCTCCGCGCCGAACAAGTACGCGTTTCGCACGCCGACCCTGCGCAACGTCGCGCTGACCGCGCCCTACATGCACAATGGGGCGTATCCGACGCTAGAGTCAGTGGTCGACTTCTACAATCGCGGTGGTGGCGCTGGCATCGGTATTGAACTGGACAACCAGACCCTTCCTCCGGATGCGCTGAAGCTGTCGGCGGGCGAGCAGCGGGCGCTGGTGTCGTTCTTGAAGGCGCTGACGGACACCACGGGCACACAGCGACGGTAG
- a CDS encoding ArsR/SmtB family transcription factor, with protein sequence MYTTTASDLTIAARLFHALSDETRLAILEMLQNGERCVCDLQSDLDAAQSRLSFHLKVLREAGLVTDRKEGRWSYYTIVPESLAAVHDLVVGMRPAMVDGCRPLPINARCCG encoded by the coding sequence ATGTATACGACCACCGCCTCCGACCTGACGATTGCGGCGCGCCTCTTCCACGCGCTGTCCGACGAGACGCGCCTGGCGATTCTTGAGATGCTGCAGAACGGCGAACGGTGCGTCTGCGACCTGCAGTCCGACCTTGATGCGGCCCAGTCTCGGCTGTCGTTCCACCTCAAGGTGCTGCGGGAGGCCGGTCTGGTGACCGACCGGAAGGAAGGTCGGTGGTCCTACTACACCATCGTGCCCGAGTCGCTCGCAGCGGTGCACGATCTCGTGGTCGGAATGCGGCCCGCGATGGTCGACGGATGCCGGCCCTTGCCCATCAACGCCCGCTGCTGCGGATAG
- the arsN2 gene encoding arsenic resistance N-acetyltransferase ArsN2, translating into MSTSLTMTPTFRGATVGDTNAILQLLTAAGLPVAGVADLLSTDARQFVVAEADARDVVAVAGLEVCCNNALLRSVAVRSDWQRHRLGHQLVQRIVCEAESRGIEALYLLTMTAEHYFPRFGFDVVARDAVPAEIANTLEFKSACPASAVAMTRALVTPIPSPS; encoded by the coding sequence ATGTCGACCTCATTGACCATGACGCCGACGTTTCGTGGGGCGACAGTCGGTGACACCAACGCGATCCTGCAACTGCTCACCGCTGCAGGTCTGCCCGTCGCTGGCGTCGCCGACCTGCTTTCAACCGACGCGCGACAGTTCGTCGTTGCCGAGGCCGACGCGCGCGATGTCGTCGCCGTCGCCGGACTGGAGGTCTGCTGCAACAACGCGCTCCTGCGCTCGGTCGCAGTGCGAAGCGACTGGCAACGGCACCGCCTCGGCCACCAACTCGTGCAGCGTATCGTCTGTGAGGCGGAGTCTCGCGGCATCGAGGCGCTCTACCTACTTACCATGACGGCCGAGCACTACTTCCCGCGCTTTGGCTTCGACGTTGTCGCGCGGGACGCTGTGCCCGCCGAGATCGCGAACACCCTAGAGTTCAAGAGCGCGTGTCCGGCGTCAGCCGTGGCGATGACCCGAGCGCTCGTGACACCGATACCTAGTCCGTCATGA
- a CDS encoding arsenate reductase ArsC, with amino-acid sequence MTMTDTVNPATTRPISVLVLCTGNSARSQIAEALLATRGEGRIVASSAGSHPAPRVNPYAVETLREHGIPWEGRTPQHIDAVAESHHDLVITVCDNARDACPFLPGAAAVHWGLPDPAEETTPEAARRAFDATFDALDRRVTALLALPVESFDAATLTEQARRIHELS; translated from the coding sequence ATGACGATGACTGATACCGTCAATCCGGCGACTACTCGCCCGATTTCGGTGCTGGTGCTCTGCACCGGCAACTCCGCACGAAGCCAGATCGCCGAGGCGCTGCTCGCGACGCGGGGTGAGGGTCGCATCGTTGCCTCGAGCGCCGGCTCTCATCCGGCGCCGCGCGTGAATCCGTATGCGGTGGAGACATTGCGTGAGCACGGAATCCCGTGGGAGGGTCGCACGCCACAGCACATCGATGCGGTGGCCGAATCGCACCACGACCTCGTGATCACCGTGTGCGACAACGCGCGCGACGCATGTCCGTTTCTGCCGGGTGCCGCCGCGGTGCACTGGGGTTTGCCCGACCCGGCGGAGGAGACCACGCCCGAGGCAGCACGCCGCGCGTTCGACGCGACGTTCGACGCCCTCGACCGGCGCGTCACCGCGCTGCTCGCACTTCCAGTCGAATCCTTCGATGCGGCCACTCTCACTGAGCAGGCACGCCGTATTCACGAGTTGTCATGA
- a CDS encoding YybH family protein — translation MARSVREAEEARHDVSGVTMTGDVQIRTLREQSNQAIAAHDADRTVSFMAPDIVVGVAGGPTLKGRDASRDAFAEQFADKAFVTYVRTIEQVRLADPIRATERGRWVGRWRLKAGMHEQGGNYVAEWRFSEMGWLIHSETFFEA, via the coding sequence GTGGCTCGATCAGTACGTGAAGCCGAAGAAGCGCGCCACGATGTGAGCGGCGTGACGATGACGGGAGACGTACAGATTCGCACGCTGCGCGAGCAATCCAATCAGGCGATTGCCGCGCATGACGCCGACCGCACGGTGTCGTTCATGGCACCGGATATCGTGGTCGGCGTGGCCGGTGGCCCCACGCTGAAGGGACGCGACGCGTCGCGCGATGCCTTCGCCGAACAGTTTGCCGACAAGGCCTTCGTGACGTACGTGCGCACAATCGAGCAGGTCAGGCTGGCCGACCCGATACGCGCCACTGAACGAGGACGCTGGGTTGGCCGGTGGCGCCTGAAAGCGGGAATGCACGAGCAGGGTGGCAATTATGTTGCCGAGTGGCGCTTCAGCGAGATGGGCTGGCTGATCCACTCAGAGACATTCTTCGAGGCATAG
- a CDS encoding MIP/aquaporin family protein: MSDAAGRPDLRCYFAEALGTFALVAIGPGAAMVSASRGAFGHSGVALAFGLAVALIVAASGHLGGAHINPAVTLGFWSVRRFPTRDVLPYIIAQCTGAIAASALLGWLLGPVGSYGATTPSVSLARAFVIEMGYTGLLGFVIMAVATDDRAPGSVAPFVLGATVYAGALVTGPLTGGSFNPARTLGPAVFGGIWTAHWLYWAAPVVGMIAGMQLYNVVRRANVPSVASRGVATGVEAPL; the protein is encoded by the coding sequence ATGAGCGACGCGGCCGGTCGGCCCGACCTTCGGTGCTACTTCGCCGAGGCGCTGGGCACGTTCGCGCTCGTGGCTATCGGCCCGGGCGCGGCCATGGTGAGCGCGTCGAGGGGCGCGTTCGGTCATTCGGGCGTCGCGCTCGCGTTCGGCCTCGCGGTGGCTCTCATCGTGGCGGCCAGCGGACATCTGGGCGGAGCGCACATCAATCCAGCGGTGACACTCGGCTTCTGGTCGGTCCGGCGGTTCCCCACCCGCGACGTGCTGCCGTACATCATCGCGCAGTGTACCGGGGCCATCGCGGCTTCGGCGCTGCTCGGCTGGCTCCTTGGACCCGTGGGCAGCTACGGGGCGACGACGCCCTCCGTATCCCTCGCGCGGGCGTTCGTGATCGAGATGGGGTACACCGGGCTGCTCGGTTTCGTGATCATGGCGGTGGCCACTGATGACCGCGCGCCCGGCAGCGTCGCGCCGTTCGTCCTTGGTGCGACGGTGTACGCCGGCGCCTTGGTCACGGGTCCGCTCACCGGCGGAAGCTTCAATCCCGCGCGCACGCTGGGGCCGGCCGTTTTCGGCGGCATCTGGACCGCGCACTGGCTGTACTGGGCGGCCCCGGTTGTTGGCATGATCGCGGGAATGCAGCTGTACAACGTCGTACGACGGGCGAACGTCCCCTCGGTGGCATCGCGCGGCGTGGCGACCGGCGTCGAGGCCCCGCTGTAG
- a CDS encoding S9 family peptidase, translating into MTLLSRSPRVIAVLAALAPAFSPAVAQAQYRQPPQPIARILDQPATPLVQMSPDRQRLLLLERPALPPISEVAAFEYRLAGLRFDPKTSGPTRGQSYTGLSLQAVSGGAARKIQASIPAGGSIENVSWSADGQKIAFTVTSDEAITLWIADVATAQAKPLTSQRLTAILGSPCSWVSTASLTCTFVPTARGAGPAMTSAPEGPIVQEALTGRSDRAATYQDLLKSPFDEAIFEHYGTSQLAIVSLDGTVKTLGAPGMRTDVSASPDGRYLLVSTLSRPFSYTVPLNYFPTRTEVWSMDGAVVKSIVTRPLIERVPWGGNGALAGIRNVQWRRDVAATLAYTEALDGGDSDSKADKRDRIALLEAPFTGTPKTLLETSWRAGAITWGTAGLAIARENEGKTRKARAWIIDPSGAKAPRLLWERSSEDRYADPGDFLTTRDARGQTVLLTTPDKKVAFLTGLGAGPEGDRPFVDRFDLTTAAKTRLFQSAAPYYEQPIGMLDANGTVALTRRESKADAPNYFVRDFVRRIAPRALTQFTDPAPVFAGVTSQLITYTRPDGVKLSATIYLPAGYDKAKDGPLPFFLWAYPLEFRSREAASQVVGSPYRFVRPSGASHLFMLTQGYGVMDNPTMPIVGVDGKEPNDTYVEQLTASAKAAVDTIVAMGVADRDRIGVGGHSYGAFMTANLLAHTRLFRAGVAESGAYNRTLTPFGFQGEERTYWDAPELYGAMSPFTYANKIKDPILLVHGMADNNTGTYPIQSERMYQALKGNGATTRYVQLPGEAHGYRARESVGQALAEMTAWLDQYVKPKKRATM; encoded by the coding sequence GTGACTCTCCTCTCTCGCTCACCGCGCGTCATCGCGGTCCTCGCGGCGCTCGCGCCCGCCTTCTCGCCGGCTGTGGCGCAGGCGCAGTACCGGCAGCCGCCGCAGCCGATTGCACGGATTCTCGATCAGCCGGCGACGCCGCTGGTGCAGATGAGCCCCGATCGTCAGCGTCTGCTGCTGCTGGAACGTCCGGCGCTGCCGCCGATCAGTGAAGTCGCCGCGTTCGAGTATCGTCTGGCCGGTTTGCGCTTCGACCCGAAGACCAGCGGCCCGACGCGCGGGCAGAGCTACACGGGTCTGTCGCTCCAGGCCGTGAGCGGTGGTGCGGCGCGCAAGATTCAGGCGTCGATTCCCGCTGGCGGCAGCATCGAAAACGTGTCGTGGTCGGCCGATGGTCAGAAGATCGCCTTCACCGTGACCAGCGACGAGGCGATCACGTTGTGGATCGCCGATGTCGCGACGGCGCAGGCCAAGCCGCTCACGTCGCAGCGTCTCACGGCGATTCTGGGTAGTCCGTGTTCGTGGGTGTCCACCGCGTCGCTCACCTGCACGTTCGTGCCGACCGCACGTGGTGCTGGGCCGGCCATGACGTCCGCGCCGGAAGGGCCGATCGTTCAGGAAGCACTCACCGGACGAAGTGACCGCGCGGCGACGTATCAGGACTTGCTCAAGAGCCCGTTCGACGAAGCGATCTTCGAACACTATGGCACGAGTCAGCTCGCGATCGTGTCGCTCGATGGCACGGTGAAGACGCTTGGCGCGCCCGGCATGCGCACCGATGTGAGCGCGTCACCGGACGGCCGCTATCTGCTCGTGAGCACCCTGTCACGTCCGTTCTCGTACACGGTGCCGCTCAACTACTTCCCGACGCGCACCGAAGTGTGGTCGATGGACGGCGCGGTGGTGAAGTCGATCGTGACGCGTCCGCTCATCGAGCGTGTGCCGTGGGGTGGCAACGGCGCCCTGGCTGGCATCCGCAACGTGCAGTGGCGTCGCGATGTCGCTGCCACGCTGGCGTATACGGAAGCACTCGATGGCGGTGACAGCGATTCGAAGGCCGACAAGCGCGATCGCATTGCGTTGCTCGAGGCGCCGTTCACGGGTACGCCGAAGACGCTGCTGGAAACGAGCTGGCGCGCCGGCGCGATCACCTGGGGCACGGCGGGTCTCGCCATCGCCCGCGAGAACGAAGGCAAGACGCGCAAGGCGCGCGCGTGGATCATCGATCCGTCGGGCGCCAAGGCGCCGCGGTTGCTGTGGGAGCGTTCGAGCGAAGATCGCTACGCGGATCCCGGCGACTTCCTCACCACACGCGACGCGCGCGGGCAGACGGTGTTGCTGACCACGCCCGACAAGAAGGTCGCGTTCCTGACCGGACTCGGCGCCGGACCGGAAGGTGACCGTCCGTTCGTGGATCGCTTCGACCTCACCACGGCGGCCAAGACGCGCCTGTTCCAGAGCGCCGCGCCGTATTACGAGCAGCCCATCGGCATGCTCGACGCGAATGGTACCGTGGCGCTCACGCGTCGTGAGTCGAAGGCCGATGCACCCAATTATTTCGTGCGCGATTTCGTGCGCCGCATCGCACCGCGCGCACTCACGCAGTTCACCGATCCGGCGCCCGTATTTGCCGGTGTCACCAGCCAGCTGATCACGTACACGCGTCCCGATGGCGTGAAGCTGTCGGCCACGATCTATCTGCCGGCCGGCTACGACAAGGCGAAGGACGGCCCGCTGCCGTTCTTCCTGTGGGCGTATCCCCTCGAGTTCCGCTCGCGTGAAGCGGCGTCACAGGTGGTCGGCTCGCCGTACCGCTTCGTGCGGCCCAGTGGTGCGTCGCACTTGTTCATGCTCACGCAGGGCTACGGCGTGATGGACAACCCGACTATGCCGATCGTGGGCGTGGATGGGAAGGAGCCAAATGACACGTACGTCGAGCAGCTCACCGCGAGCGCGAAGGCCGCGGTGGACACGATCGTGGCGATGGGCGTGGCCGATCGCGATCGCATCGGTGTGGGCGGACACTCGTATGGCGCCTTCATGACCGCGAACCTGCTCGCTCACACGCGGCTGTTCCGCGCCGGCGTGGCGGAGAGCGGTGCGTACAATCGCACCCTCACGCCGTTCGGCTTCCAGGGCGAAGAGCGCACCTACTGGGATGCGCCCGAGTTGTACGGTGCCATGTCACCGTTCACGTATGCCAACAAGATCAAGGATCCGATTCTGCTGGTGCATGGCATGGCCGACAACAATACCGGCACGTATCCGATTCAGAGTGAGCGCATGTATCAGGCGCTGAAGGGCAATGGCGCCACTACGCGCTACGTGCAGTTGCCCGGCGAAGCACACGGCTATCGCGCCCGCGAGAGTGTTGGTCAGGCGCTCGCCGAAATGACGGCGTGGCTCGATCAGTACGTGAAGCCGAAGAAGCGCGCCACGATGTGA
- a CDS encoding class I SAM-dependent methyltransferase, with translation MATLIAPETAAASTRAFPAQTSRPWGRPRRARHDIGHHELTGQYRIDLRDQAPDLFDDVSAMDWTTLTWRDVGRPYRTEKWSSARTSYEQTHQQPLPIADGWRLFNTAFHQFFLTDVPDAQRQAKAQFGEALSRFDMHEAKEALQDIAYLAVWNKIMRVEDAVWDPRGKRALFAGLEVKKPRILFLGAADGYEAMQLAAMYPGGEIVLVDYDAFCATDRFGKFPLDYPFLGVDPTTGHQRVWYRDEMPIHFEVADIRDLQYGQEFDVVVSIGLLEHFPDAHKAECLEMHRRFLKPGGTVVMTTPRNQFKSRVFYNLMADWMNHGYRELMDVRQMGLYCQENGFDIRRAGVIKAHNGLVMKLR, from the coding sequence ATGGCAACGCTGATCGCCCCCGAAACCGCCGCGGCCAGCACCCGCGCCTTTCCTGCTCAGACCAGTCGCCCGTGGGGACGACCGCGTCGCGCGCGTCACGACATCGGCCACCACGAACTCACGGGCCAGTATCGCATCGATTTGCGCGATCAGGCGCCCGACCTGTTCGACGATGTGAGCGCGATGGATTGGACGACGCTGACGTGGCGCGATGTCGGCCGCCCGTATCGCACCGAGAAGTGGTCGAGCGCGCGCACCAGCTACGAGCAGACACACCAGCAACCGCTGCCCATCGCCGACGGCTGGCGCCTGTTCAACACCGCGTTCCATCAGTTCTTCCTCACCGATGTGCCCGACGCGCAACGCCAGGCGAAAGCGCAGTTTGGCGAGGCCCTGTCGCGCTTCGATATGCACGAAGCCAAGGAAGCATTGCAGGACATCGCGTATCTGGCGGTCTGGAACAAGATCATGCGGGTGGAGGACGCGGTGTGGGATCCCCGCGGCAAGCGTGCCCTGTTCGCCGGCCTCGAGGTGAAGAAACCGCGCATCCTGTTTCTGGGTGCGGCCGACGGATACGAAGCCATGCAGCTGGCGGCGATGTATCCGGGCGGCGAGATCGTGCTGGTGGACTACGACGCCTTCTGCGCTACCGATCGCTTCGGCAAGTTCCCGCTCGACTATCCGTTCCTCGGCGTCGACCCCACCACGGGTCATCAGCGCGTGTGGTACCGCGATGAGATGCCGATCCACTTCGAGGTCGCCGACATTCGCGATCTGCAGTACGGGCAGGAGTTCGACGTGGTGGTCTCGATCGGGCTGCTCGAGCACTTCCCCGACGCGCACAAGGCGGAGTGCCTCGAGATGCACCGGCGATTCCTCAAACCGGGCGGCACCGTGGTGATGACGACGCCGCGCAATCAGTTCAAGTCGCGCGTGTTCTACAATCTCATGGCCGACTGGATGAACCACGGCTATCGAGAGCTCATGGATGTACGCCAGATGGGGCTGTACTGCCAAGAGAACGGCTTCGACATTCGGCGAGCCGGCGTGATCAAGGCGCACAATGGGTTGGTGATGAAGCTGCGGTAA
- a CDS encoding arsinothricin resistance N-acetyltransferase ArsN1 family A produces the protein MTTDAAVRAATAADVPTVTAIHNAGIRSRRATFETVERTPNDVRPWLDHPHPFLVATAPDDAVGVLGWVRASSYRARACYAGIGDFSVYVAEHARGQRIGDALLSAFIPACSDAGLWKLVARLFPANTASRALCARHGFREVGTYEKHAQLDGVWRDVLIVERLLPTTLTP, from the coding sequence ATGACCACGGATGCGGCCGTGCGCGCCGCGACCGCAGCCGACGTGCCGACCGTGACGGCGATCCACAATGCGGGCATTCGCAGTCGGCGCGCCACGTTCGAGACGGTCGAACGGACGCCGAACGACGTGCGCCCGTGGCTTGACCACCCGCACCCGTTCCTCGTCGCGACCGCACCCGATGATGCCGTGGGGGTACTGGGATGGGTGCGCGCGTCATCATACAGGGCACGCGCGTGCTACGCCGGGATCGGCGACTTCTCCGTGTACGTCGCAGAGCATGCACGCGGACAGCGCATCGGCGACGCGCTGCTCTCGGCATTCATTCCGGCGTGCAGCGACGCGGGCCTCTGGAAGCTTGTCGCACGTCTGTTCCCTGCCAACACGGCGTCGCGCGCCCTGTGCGCGCGGCACGGCTTCCGCGAGGTGGGTACCTATGAGAAACACGCACAGCTCGACGGCGTGTGGCGCGACGTGTTGATCGTCGAACGCCTGCTGCCTACGACCCTCACCCCATGA
- a CDS encoding arsenite methyltransferase produces MTTTSSPTSISRGPTTPTDSALTTLVQEKYGDAARRVLSAGEVASCCGPVNSCCGGDAFNGSVDPITSNLYVNGETDELPSAAVLASLGCGNPTALAELKAGDVVLDLGSGGGIDVILSARRVGPTGKAYGLDMTDDMLALAKQNATEAKIENVEFLKGQIEAIPLPDNSVDVIISNCVINLSGDKRRVLAEAFRVLKPGGRFAVSDVVTRGAMPDDIRRNMELWVGCVAGALEETEFHSLLFEAGFTGTDIEPTRIYKPEDALQFLTESGLDTANVAAMEGKIMAAFVRATKPATAPVSAAAAADGKSCCGPTCCT; encoded by the coding sequence ATGACGACGACCAGCAGCCCCACCAGCATCTCACGCGGTCCGACGACCCCGACGGACTCCGCCCTCACGACCTTGGTACAGGAGAAGTACGGCGACGCGGCGCGGCGCGTTCTTTCGGCAGGCGAGGTCGCGAGCTGCTGCGGCCCGGTCAACTCGTGCTGCGGCGGCGACGCCTTCAACGGCAGCGTCGACCCGATCACGTCGAACCTGTACGTGAACGGCGAGACCGATGAACTCCCCTCGGCCGCGGTCCTTGCTTCCCTCGGCTGCGGCAACCCCACGGCCCTCGCGGAGCTCAAGGCCGGCGATGTCGTGCTCGATCTCGGATCGGGCGGCGGGATCGACGTGATCCTCTCGGCGCGGCGCGTAGGACCGACGGGCAAGGCGTATGGGCTCGACATGACGGATGACATGCTGGCGCTCGCGAAACAGAACGCCACCGAGGCGAAGATCGAGAACGTGGAATTCCTCAAGGGCCAGATCGAGGCGATCCCGCTCCCAGACAACTCGGTCGACGTCATCATCTCCAACTGCGTGATCAACCTGTCCGGCGACAAGCGGCGCGTGCTCGCCGAAGCGTTTCGCGTACTCAAGCCCGGCGGTCGCTTCGCGGTGAGCGACGTGGTCACGCGCGGTGCGATGCCCGACGACATCCGGCGCAACATGGAGTTGTGGGTCGGCTGCGTGGCCGGTGCGCTTGAAGAGACGGAGTTTCACTCGCTGCTGTTCGAGGCGGGATTCACAGGCACGGACATCGAGCCGACGCGGATCTACAAGCCGGAAGACGCGCTGCAGTTCCTGACCGAGTCGGGCCTCGACACGGCGAACGTTGCCGCGATGGAGGGGAAAATCATGGCCGCCTTCGTGCGCGCCACGAAGCCTGCGACCGCGCCGGTGTCAGCAGCCGCGGCCGCCGATGGTAAGAGCTGCTGCGGCCCCACCTGCTGTACCTGA